The following coding sequences lie in one Rutidosis leptorrhynchoides isolate AG116_Rl617_1_P2 chromosome 4, CSIRO_AGI_Rlap_v1, whole genome shotgun sequence genomic window:
- the LOC139843391 gene encoding uncharacterized protein, with translation MMMGPENTGRTLDHVHGVHVVQHSPFELEEISHNGNFQESKHERLTLGVNQLLRVHTVQKVWQQRPSCLRPIHGCLHGDRHLGERIANVLTSIPFIAVGIQAPRKNLNSKLYANSLIGVGIASSVYHSSKGRWRKYLRWADYTMIATATVCLSRALRDENPKLLMAASALCLPIQPLMVSAVHTGMMEVAFARRAVKDPELKLVHNVHKMSALLGGAFFVADDLFPEVPYLHAGWHLAAAIGVGACNKLLE, from the exons ATGATGATGGGTCCCGAAAACACAGGAAGAACACTAGACCATGTGCATGGAGTTCATGTTGTTCAACATTCGCCGTTTGAGTTAGAAGAGATTTCTCATAACGGAAACTTTCAGGAGTCAAAACATGAACGGTTGACCTTAGGAGTTAATCAACTTTTACGAGTTCACACTGTACA GAAAGTGTGGCAGCAAAGACCGTCCTGTTTGAGACCCATCCATGGTTGTTTACATG GTGATAGACATCTTGGTGAGAGAATTGCAAATGTGCTTACTTCGATTCCTTTTATTGCTGTTGGTATCCAAGCTCCAAG AAAGAACCTGAATTCGAAGCTGTATGCAAATTCATTaattggagtaggaatagcttcaagtGTATACCATTCTTCTAAAGGTAGATGGAGAAAGTATTTGAGATGGGCCGACTACACAATGATAGCAACAGCTACGGTG TGCTTATCAAGAGCTCTTAGGGATGAGAACCCAAAACTACTGATGGCTGCATCTGCCTTGTGTCTCCCTATACAGCCACTCATGGTTTCGGCTGTTCATACTGGAATGATGGAG GTTGCATTTGCAAGAAGAGCGGTGAAAGATCCCGAGCTTAAACTTGTGCACAACGTTCACAAGATGTCGGCACTTTTAGGTGGAGCATTCTTCGTGGCAGATGATCTTTTTCCCGAGGTACCATATCTTCATGCTGGTTGGCATTTAGCAGCTGCTATAGGTGTTGGTGCTTGTAACAAGCTTCTAGAGTAG